CAGTAGGGGATGGGGTTGGCGGCGATGCGATTCACGAGAGGCTCACCGGCCGTCCCGTCCGGGCCGACTCGTACGCCCCGGTGATGACGGCGATCGACTGGCGGTTGGTCTCCAGGTCGACGCGGAGCTTCTCGGTGCCGCCCAGCGCGGCGAGGAAGTTCAGGTACTGCGACCGGTGCGCGTCGGACAACTGCCCCGGGTCGCTGCCGGCCGTCGGCACGGCCCGGCTCTGCGTCGTACCCATCAGCTTCTCCTCCCGTTCCTCGCCCCCGGCGGTGACCTGGAAGAAGACGAGCTGGTCGTTGTCGATGACCGCCGATCCCCGGTCGCCGTGCACCTGCAGCCGCGCGCTCAGCCCCGGGTACGCCGCCGTCGTCGCGTGCAGCACACCGAGCGCCCCGCTCTCGAACCGCACCACGCCGACCGCGACGTCCTCCACCTCGATCCGTTCATGCGCCAGCCGGCCGGCGTACGCGAACACCTCAACCGGCCGGCCCAGCGCGGCGACGAGCAGGTCGACCGTGTGCACCCCCTGGTTCATCAGCGCGCCACCGCCGTCGAGTTCCCAGGTGCCCCGCCAGTCGCCGGAGTCGTAGTAGCTCTGCCCGCGCCACCAGTCGATCGAGGCGATGCCGGAGGTGAGCCGGCCGAGTTCACCACGGCCGATCGCCGCGAGCGTCGTCTCGGTGGCCGGGTCGAACCGGTGCTGCGAGATCACCGTCACCAGCGTGCCGGCCTTGCGCTGCGCGGCGATGATCTCGTCGGTCTTCGCCACCGTCACCTCGGCCGGCTTCTCCACGATGACGTGCTTGCCGGCATCGAGAGCCTCGACGGCGACCTCACCGTGCCGGCCGGTCGGCGTGCACACCACCACGACGTCGATCTCTTCGGTGGCCAGGGCCTGGCCCAGCGACCCGTACGCCCGGCCGCCGCGCACCGCGGCGAGCCGCTCCGCCCGGTCCCGCCGGATGTCGGCGACGGCGACCAACTCCACCCGGTCGGCGAGCTGACTCATCACCAGGCCGTGGTGGTTGCCGATCACACCGGCGCCCACCAGGGCGAACCTCGTCCGTGTGCTCACGCGTACTCCATCCCCTCGGTCGTCAGAAGGTCCGTGAACGCCTGCCACGCCCGGCGGAACTGCTCCGGGCCGGAGAAGCCGCCGGTGGCGTGCCCGGCCGCGAGGTGCGGCTCCAGGGAGAAGAACCCGTCGAAGCCGTCGTGGCGCAGCGCGCGCAGGGTGCGGGCCACCTCCCCGTCGCCGTGGCCGGCGGGCACCACCGTGCCGTCCGCCGCCCGCGCGTCCTTGATCTGCACGTACTCCAGGTGCCCGCGCAACATGGCGTACCCGTCGGTGTAGGGCCGGACGCCGACCTGGACGAAGTTCGCCGGGTCCCAGGCGAGCCGCAGGTGCGGTGAGCCGACGGACCGCACCACGTCCAGGCAGCGGGCCGGGGTGTCGCCGTAGATCTCCTTCTCGTTCTCGTGCAGGAGGATCACGTCGGCGTCCTCGGCGACCCGGGCGAGCGCCCGCATCCGGTCGATCACCTCGGCCCGATGGTCGGCCGGTTCGGCCCCGGGACGTAGGAAGAAGGAGAAGATCCGGACGTACGGCGCGTCGAAGAAGCGGGCCACCTCGGCGGCGTGGCGCATCCGCTCCAGGTGCGGCGGAAACCCCTCGTCGATGAAGATCTTGCCGATCGGCGAGCCGATGCTGGAGACCCTCAGGTCGTGCGCCGCGAGGGTCTCCTTCATCCGGGCGAGCTGACCGAGGTTCAGGTCCAGGATGTTGACGCCCCAGGCGCTGCGTAACTCCACGTACTTCAGCCCCAACCCCGCCGCCACCGCGCACTGCTCGGTGAAGTCGGGGGAGATCTCGTCGGAGAATCCGGACAGCGTCCACATCGCGGTGACCCTTCCCTGCTCAGGTGTGCTGTCGATAGAGCTGGTCGATCAGGCGGAGGGACCTGGTCCCCTCCTCGACGCCGAGCCAGAACGGCGCCGGCTCGGACAGCCGTCGGTAGAAGTCGGCGATGAGCAACTCGTGTGACGCTCCCCAGTAGGCGCGACCGTCGGGGCCGGTCCGTCGCTCGGTGACGACCTCGGTGCGCCCGTCCCGGTAGCTGACGGTCAGGTCGCCGCGAATGGACACGGTCGCCCGCTCGGTGACGACCTCGATGCTCACCGGTGCGTCGTGGACGTTCGTCACCGTCGCGAACAGCACGCTGCGCGCCCCGCCGGCGTGTTCGAGCAGCAGATGGGCGGTGTCCTCCACGTCGATCTCGGGGCCGAACCCGTACCGGCCGGCGTGACCGCGCAGCTCGACCACGTCGCCCAGCAGCCACTCCATGAGGTCCAGCGTGTGGATGGCCTGGTTGATCAGCACTCCGCCGCCGCTGCGCGCGGTCCGGCCACGCCAGGGCCGCGCCCGGTAGTACTCCCGGTCCCGGTGCCAGAGCACGGTGGCCGAGCCGCCGCGCACGGAGCCGAGCTCGCCGGAGGCGAGGAGCATACGAGCGGCCCGGGCGGTCCGGTTGTACCGGTTCTGCAGGCAGACGCCCACCTTGACCGCGGGGTGGTCCTTGACGGCGGCGGCCAGCCGCTCGGCCTCCGCGACGGTGTGCGCCACCGGCTTCTCCAGCAGCACGTGCACGCCGCGCTCCAGGGCGTCGATCGCGATCGGCACGTGCTGGTCGTGCGGGGTGCAGACGTGCACCACGTCGGGACGCAGCTCGTCGAGCAGGTCGCGGTGGTCCACGTGCCCCGTCCCGGCCCGCGCCGGGTCGGTGTCGCAGACACCCACCAGTTCGATGCCGAGCCGTTCGATCGCGGCGAGGTGCACCACCGACACGTCCCCACAACCGATCACCGCCGCGGTCGTCACTACTTCACCCCGCCGGCCGTCAGGCCCCCGACCAGGTAGCGCTGGAAGGCGAGGTACAGCAGCACCACCGGTGCCGCGCAGATCAACGAGGCGGCCATCATCTGCGAGTACACCGGTAGCGCGCCGCCCTCCTGCGTCGACCCGAAGATCTGCAGCGCCACCGCCGCGGTCTGCGTCTCGGGTCGGGTCAGCACCGAGGCGAACAGCACGTCGTTCCAGCCCAGCAGGAAGGCGAAGATGCCCGAGACGACGATCGCCGGCAGACTCAGGGGAAAGACGATGCGCCACAGGATGACCAGGGTCGACGCGCCCTCGGTGCGCGCGGCCTCCTCCAACTCGCGCGGCATCGCGCGCAGGTAGGTGACCATCACCCAGGTCGAGAACGGCAGGGCGAACGTGAGGTACGCGACGAACAGACCCCAGCGCGTGCCGATCACCGTGAGGCCGAGATAGTTGCCGGCCGAGGAGAACAGCACGAACACCGGGAGCAGCATCAGCGTGCCCGGGATGCTCTGCAGGCCCACCAGGCCGCGCAGGATGGTCAGCCGCCCGACGAACGCGTAGCGGACCAGCACGTACGCGGTGGTGGTGCCGAGCAGGGCGGACGCGATCGCGGTGAGCCCGCAGACGATCAGACTGTTGACGATGCCGGTGGACAGCGCGGCGGTGGTCCAGATCTGGGTGTAGCTCTCGCCGGAGAAGGTGCTCGGCCAGAACTCGCCGCCGGCCACGCCCACGTCGGTGTTGAGCGACGCCAGCACGATGTAGAGGATCGGCGTCAGCACCATGGCGCAGAGCAGTACGGTCAGGGTGACCAGCAGCGGCCGGGGGAGCAGCCGCTGGGCCTCGGCCGAGGCGGTCATCGCCGGGCTCCTTCCTCGTGCACGTCCAGCCGCACCGCCCGCAGGTACGCGAACAGCGGGATGGCGATCAGGATCAGCGAGACCACGGCCATGGCCGCGCTCAGCCCGAACCGCAGGCTCTGGAAGCTGGTGACGTACACCAGCATCGGCATCACGTTGACGTCGTCCGGGGCGGGCGCACCGAACAACACGAACGGCAGCGTGAAGTTGTTGATGTGGTTCAGCGTGGCCAGCAGACAGGCGAGCAGCACCGGTCCGCGCAGGTACGGCAGGATGACCCGGTGCAGCTTCGACCACCAGGTCACCCCGTCGACCGCCGACGCCTCGTGCACCTCGATGTCCACTGACTGGAGAGCGGCCAGCGCCATCAGGTAGATGAACGGCCACGCCGCCCAGATCTCGACCAGCACCAGCGTCCAGTACGACTTCGGGCCGCTGAGCCAGAGCCCGCCCTCCACGCCGGCCTTCGCGAGCGTCGCGTTGACGATGCCGTCCGGCTGCAGCATCGTGCGCCACACCGTGGCGACCACGAACGACGGCAGCACGTACGGGATCAGGAACACCGCGCGTACGATCGCCCGGCCGGGGTAGGGGTTCTGGGTGACCAGCGCGGCGGCGATCCCGATCGGCACGGTGGCGACGGTGGCCAGCACGGCGAACGAGACGCTGATCCAGACCGAGTGCAGCGGGCCGGACCCGACCGACTCGACGTAGTTGTCCAGGCCGATGAACGGTGCCTCGATCCAGCGGCGCAGGGTGTACTGGTCGAGGTCGATCGTCGAGATCCACAGGGCCAGGGCCAGCGGGATCAGGACGACCAGGACCATCAGCACCCCGCCGGGGGCGAGGAGCCACAGCGGGCGCTGCCGCTCCGTCACGCCGCGGCGGCGCCGCGGGGGCGGCGGGTCGGCCGTCCGCGCCTCGGGCGTGCGGGTGCTGTCGACGACCATCTACTTGACCCGGTCCAGCGACGACTGGGCGGTCTTCTGGGCCGTGGCCAACCGGCTGTCGATCTGCGCGGGGCTGATCGAGCCGTTGGAGAGGTCCGGGATGGACTGCACCACCGCGTTGGTGAGCGCCAGCTGGATGTCCGCCCAGGCGCCGGTGAACGGGGTGGCCACCGACTTCTGCTGTGCCTCCACGACCGCCTGCAACGTCGGGTCCGACAGCAGCGTCTGCGCCGCGGCGGCGTTCGCCGGGAGTTGGCCCAGCCGCTGGTAGAGGTCCAGCTGCGCGTCCTGGTCGGTGATCATCTTGACGAACTGGAAGGCCAGGTCCTTGTTCTTGGAGTACTCCGCCACCAGCAGGTTGTCACCGGAGAGGATGCTGGCCGCCTCCACGCCGTTCGCCGGCCGTGTGGTGGCGCCGGGTGGCACGGTGGGCAGCAGGGCGAACTTCCACTTGCCCTTGACCGCGCCGGCGTCGAGCGCCTTCGCGGCGAGCGCGGAGGTCAGCGCCATGTAGCCGGTCTTGCCCTTGGCGAACTCGGCGACGGCCTGCGAGTTGGACCAACCGACCGCGGCCGGGTTGACCACCTTGTCGGTGGCGAGCCACCCGAAGAAGGTCTCGTACGCCTTCTGCACCGCCGGGTCCTGGATCCGCGCCGTCTTGCCGTCCACGAGCGGGTTGCCGGCCTGGATCGACATGCCCCAGATGAACTTCCACGGATCGAAGTTGTCCTTGTACGCCACGGCCAGCCCGTACTGGTCGCCCTTGGTCAGCCGCTTGGCGTGCTGGGTCAGCTCGTCCCAGGTGGTCGCCGGCTTGTCGATCCCGGCCGCGCTGAGCAGTTCGGTGTTGTAGACCATGACGAACGGTCGGCCGACCCACGGGACACCGACCTGGTTCCGCTCGTCCGGCCCGGAGATGCCCAGCGCCGACGGGATGAACTTGTCCTTGCCGCCGATCTTCTTCCACTCCTCGTCGCCGAGGGTGACGAACGCCTTGGTGGAGTACGCGGTCGGGGTGAACGTGGTGCCGACCGCGTAGACGTCCGGGCCGCTGCCGGAGACCACCGAGGTCTGGATCTTGGTCAGCTCGTCGTTGGCGCTGGCGAACGTCTCCCACTTGACCTCGGCGCCGGTCTGCGACTTGAACCGTTGGGCGATCGACTCCTGCCACGCCTGCTGTTCCGCCGGATACTGGGTGTTCGCCCCGATCAGCACGTTGAGGGTCTTGCCGGAGCCGCTGGACTCGTCGCCGCCACCGCAGGCGGCGAGCGCGGCGACCAGCGCGGTCGCACCGGCCACCGCCACCGCCGCTCGCATCTTCCGGTATCGCATCTGCTGCTCTCCTAGGGGTGTGCCGGTGCGGAGTGAGCCGCATCACTGTTACGGGATGGTTTCCGCAGGCCGACGATCGACGCAACGAGTTGCCAGTTGTTGCCACGCCGCCGAGGCAACAGGTGGCAACCGCTTGCGAACCGATCGCCACCGCGCTGACGCTCGGGCTCATGGCCGCCCTGACGTTGCACCCCGACCGGTTGTTGCCCACCGACCCGGCGGTGCGCTCGATCGCCCGCCGCCTGTACGAGGCGGTCCGCGACCTCCCGATCGTCTCGCCGCACGGGCACGTCGATCCCCGGATCCTGCGCGACGACACCCCGTTCGCCGACCCGACCAGCCTGTTCCTCCAGCCGGACCACTACGTGACCCGGCTGCTGCACGCCGGCGGCGTGCCGCTTCAGCAACTCGGGGTGGGGGAGGAGCCGCTACCCGAGAACCGGGCGCGGGAGGCCTGGCGGCTGCTGTGCGCGCACTGGGACCTGTTCCGCGGCACCCCCGTGCGGTACTGGTTCGACAGCGAGCTGGTCGACATCTTCGGTGTGACCGAGCGGCCCTGCGCGGAGAACGCGGACGCGCTGTACGACCTGATCGCCGGGCAGCTGCGGCAACCGAGCCACCGACCCCGAGCCCTGCTGCGACGCTTCGGCATCGACTTCCTGGCCACCACCGACGACCCGGGTGACGACCTCACCGCGCATGCGGCGCTACGCGACGACCCGGCTGTCGACACCACCGTGGCACCCACGTTCCGGCCGGACCGATACCTGGAGATCGGTCGGCCGGGCTGGCCGGAGCAGGTCAAGGCGTTGGGCGGCGACGTCGGTGACTACGCCGGCTACCTCGCCGCGCTGGAGGCTCGTCGCCGATACTTCATCGCCCACGGCGCGGTCTCCGCCGACCACGGTCACGCCGACGCGGGGACCGAACCGATCGAGCGGCACGAGGCGGAACGCATCTACCGCGCGGCTCGCGCCGGCACGGTCTCGCCGGCCGAGGCGGCCGCATTCCGCCGACACATGACCTTCGAGATGGCCCGCATGTCCTGCGACGACGGCCTGGTGATGACGATGCACCCGGGGATCCATCGCAACCACCACCCCGCCACCGCGAACCAGTTCGGACCGGACAGTGGGCACGACATCCCGACCGCCGTCGAGTTCACCCATGCGCTGCAACCACTTCTTGCCCGTTTCGGCACCCACCCGGGGTTCCATCTGGTGCTGTTCACCGTGGATGCGGACGTCTACAACCGGGAGATCGCGCCGCTGGCCGGCTTCTACCCCTGCGTGTACGCCGGTGCGCCGTGGTGGTTCCTCGACAACCCGTCCGAGATCCGCCACTACCAGGCCGCGGTCACTGAGATCGCCGGGTTCTCCCGCCTGTCCGGGTTCATCGACGACACCCGTGCGTTCTGCTCCATCCCGGCCCGACACGACATGTCCCGCCGGCTCGATGCGGGATTCCTCGCCGACCTGGTCGCGGCCCACCGGCTCGACGAGGACGAGGCCCTCGACGCGCTCACCGGGCTGGTCGACGACCAACCGCGCAAGGTCTTCAAACTGTGAGGCCGCACCGCACCGCCGGTCCGCCCGTCCGCATCGTCCACCTGGGGCTCGGCAACTTCTTCCGGGCCCACCAGGCCTGGTACACCGCGGCCGCGCCGGACTCGGCGCACTGGGGAATCGCGGCGTTCACCGGCCGGTCCCGCACGTTGGCCGAGGAGCTGTCCGCGCAGGGCGGGCTGTACACGCTCGTGGTGCGCGGCCCCGACCACGACGAGATGGCTGTGCAGACCGCGGTCTCGGCCGCCCACCCGGGCACCGACCTGGGCTCGTGGTGCGCTTACCTGGCCCGGCCGCGGGTCGCCGTCGTCACCCTGACCGTCACCGAGGCGGCGTACCGGCGGCGTACCGGCGGCGGCCTGGACCTCGACGACCCGGACGTGCGCGCCGACGCCGACGCGATCCGACGTGGCGGGGCGGTGGCCACCGTGCCCGGCCGTCTCGTCGCCGGTCTGGCAGCCCGGCGTGCCGCCGGCGCCGGGCCCCTCGCCGTGGTCTCCTGCGACAACCTGCCGGGCAACGGCGCGGCCACCGCTCGCGTCGTGCACGACCTGGCCGCGGCGGCCGCACCGGCGCTGGGCGAGTGGATCACCGCGAACGTCTCGTTCGTGACCACCATGGTGGATCGGATCACCCCCCGGACCACAGCCGACGACGTGCGCGCGGTGGCCCGCCTGACCGGGCGGGAGGACGCCGTGCCGGTGGTCACCGAACCGTTCACCGAGTGGGTGCTCAGTGGTGAGTTCCCGGCCGGCCGCCCGGCCTGGGACGGGGCCGGCGCCCGCTTCACCGGCGACGTCACCCCCCACGAGACGCGCAAGCTGCTGCTGCTCAACGGTGGGCACAGCCTGCTGGCGTACGCGGGCGGGGCGCGCGGCCACGACACCATCGCGGCGGCGATCGCCGACCCGGTGTGCCGGAGGTGGCTCGACCAGTGGTGGGACGAGGCTGCCCGGTACGTGCCGCTGCCCGCCGCCGACCTCGCCGTCTACCGGAGGGCCCTGCTCGACCGGTTCGCGAATCCGCGGATCCGGCACACGCTGGCGCAGATCGCGGCGGACGGCTCGCAGAAGCTACCGATCCGGGTGCTGCCGGTGTTGCGTGGCGAGCGCGCCGGGGGCCGGGCGGCCTCCGGCGCGGTCCGGGTCCTGGCCGCCTGGATCCAACACCTCCGTGGGATCGGCGCGCCGGTGGACGACGCCGGGGCCGGCCCCTACCGGGAACGAGCGAGGTCGGCGCGCGACGTGCTCGGGCTGCTCGCGCCGGACCTGAGCGGTGACCTGGAGCTGGTCCACGCTCTCGACGAGGCCTGCGTCGCGTTCAACGGGTGACGGAGACGCCGCCGGGCTGCCGGACGACAGAGGTCAGGATCGCGTCACGTCCGCGATCGGACAGCGCCCAGTCAAGAGCTCTACCGGCCCCGCCGCTGATCGCTGTCGGCGGTGTGCGCAAGGGCGGCCGTCCGATGTCGGCCGCCCGTCCGCCTGCTCCGGACGGGCGGCTGTGACCGGAGTTACCTTGCGATGGTTCACAACCAGCATGCAATATATTGCACATCGCTCGGGTTGTCTCCAGCGAGACCCGGGCGGCCAATCCGCCCCTCGATCATCACCACAGGAGGGCTGTCCCTGATGACGATCAAGAATGTGGTCACGGCTGCGGTCGCCGGCCTGGCGGTCGCCGGACTCACCGGCTCCGCCGTTGCTCTCGCCGAGAAAGGTTCCTCGGCGCGCAAGCCGACGGTGGTCCTGGTCCACGGCGCCTTCGCCGACTCGTCTAGCTGGAACGGCGTGGTCAAGGATCTCAAGCGCGACGGCTATCCGGTTGTCGCCGCCGCCAACCCGTTGCGCGGTCTGCACGCCGATGCGGCCTACCTGCGCAGCGTCCTCGACAGCATCACCGGTCCGATCGTGTTGGCCGGCCACTCGTACGGCGGCTCGGTGATGAGCGAGGCCGCCGACGGTGACCGGGACGTCAAGGCGTTGGTCTACATCGCCAGCTTCAGCCCGGAGAAGGGCGAGAGCACCTCCGAGTTGGCCGCCAAGTTCCCCGGCGGAGAGCTCGGCCCCGCGCTCAACCCCGTGCCCGTTCCGCTGCCCGGCGGGGGTACGGGCACCGACCTGTACATCAAGCAGGACAAGTTCCGGGCGGTGTTCGCGGCGGACGTCGCCCGCCCGGTGGCTGACCTGATGGCGGTCGGTCAGCGGCCGATCACCGAAGCCGCGCTGAACGAACCGGCCACCAGGACCGCGTGGAAGACCATTCCGTCGTGGAGCATGATCACCACCGAGGATCTGGCCATCCCCGCCGACTCCATGCGGTTCATGGCCGAGCGGGCCAAGTCGCACACCGTCGAGATCAACGCCTCGCACGCCGTGACCGTGTCGCGGCCCGGTGCCGTGGCGGACCTGATCGACAAGGCCGCCCGAGCCACCAACCGCTGATCGCTCGCACCGCCCATGGTGCGGAGGAACGGACGTGCTCGCGGCGCGACATTCCTCCGCACCCGGCCTGCCGCGGCGGCCCCTGGACGCGGTGAACACCCCTGGCCATGCCTGGAATGCAATATTTCGGGTGCTAACTTTGGGGCATGGCACTGGGAGGCGCGCCCGCGTTGCCCGCTGCTGCTCCGGG
This genomic stretch from Micromonospora krabiensis harbors:
- a CDS encoding alpha/beta fold hydrolase, with protein sequence MTIKNVVTAAVAGLAVAGLTGSAVALAEKGSSARKPTVVLVHGAFADSSSWNGVVKDLKRDGYPVVAAANPLRGLHADAAYLRSVLDSITGPIVLAGHSYGGSVMSEAADGDRDVKALVYIASFSPEKGESTSELAAKFPGGELGPALNPVPVPLPGGGTGTDLYIKQDKFRAVFAADVARPVADLMAVGQRPITEAALNEPATRTAWKTIPSWSMITTEDLAIPADSMRFMAERAKSHTVEINASHAVTVSRPGAVADLIDKAARATNR
- a CDS encoding sugar phosphate isomerase/epimerase family protein; translated protein: MWTLSGFSDEISPDFTEQCAVAAGLGLKYVELRSAWGVNILDLNLGQLARMKETLAAHDLRVSSIGSPIGKIFIDEGFPPHLERMRHAAEVARFFDAPYVRIFSFFLRPGAEPADHRAEVIDRMRALARVAEDADVILLHENEKEIYGDTPARCLDVVRSVGSPHLRLAWDPANFVQVGVRPYTDGYAMLRGHLEYVQIKDARAADGTVVPAGHGDGEVARTLRALRHDGFDGFFSLEPHLAAGHATGGFSGPEQFRRAWQAFTDLLTTEGMEYA
- a CDS encoding ABC transporter substrate-binding protein, with product MRYRKMRAAVAVAGATALVAALAACGGGDESSGSGKTLNVLIGANTQYPAEQQAWQESIAQRFKSQTGAEVKWETFASANDELTKIQTSVVSGSGPDVYAVGTTFTPTAYSTKAFVTLGDEEWKKIGGKDKFIPSALGISGPDERNQVGVPWVGRPFVMVYNTELLSAAGIDKPATTWDELTQHAKRLTKGDQYGLAVAYKDNFDPWKFIWGMSIQAGNPLVDGKTARIQDPAVQKAYETFFGWLATDKVVNPAAVGWSNSQAVAEFAKGKTGYMALTSALAAKALDAGAVKGKWKFALLPTVPPGATTRPANGVEAASILSGDNLLVAEYSKNKDLAFQFVKMITDQDAQLDLYQRLGQLPANAAAAQTLLSDPTLQAVVEAQQKSVATPFTGAWADIQLALTNAVVQSIPDLSNGSISPAQIDSRLATAQKTAQSSLDRVK
- a CDS encoding Gfo/Idh/MocA family protein; this encodes MSTRTRFALVGAGVIGNHHGLVMSQLADRVELVAVADIRRDRAERLAAVRGGRAYGSLGQALATEEIDVVVVCTPTGRHGEVAVEALDAGKHVIVEKPAEVTVAKTDEIIAAQRKAGTLVTVISQHRFDPATETTLAAIGRGELGRLTSGIASIDWWRGQSYYDSGDWRGTWELDGGGALMNQGVHTVDLLVAALGRPVEVFAYAGRLAHERIEVEDVAVGVVRFESGALGVLHATTAAYPGLSARLQVHGDRGSAVIDNDQLVFFQVTAGGEEREEKLMGTTQSRAVPTAGSDPGQLSDAHRSQYLNFLAALGGTEKLRVDLETNRQSIAVITGAYESARTGRPVSLS
- a CDS encoding mannitol dehydrogenase family protein, with translation MRPHRTAGPPVRIVHLGLGNFFRAHQAWYTAAAPDSAHWGIAAFTGRSRTLAEELSAQGGLYTLVVRGPDHDEMAVQTAVSAAHPGTDLGSWCAYLARPRVAVVTLTVTEAAYRRRTGGGLDLDDPDVRADADAIRRGGAVATVPGRLVAGLAARRAAGAGPLAVVSCDNLPGNGAATARVVHDLAAAAAPALGEWITANVSFVTTMVDRITPRTTADDVRAVARLTGREDAVPVVTEPFTEWVLSGEFPAGRPAWDGAGARFTGDVTPHETRKLLLLNGGHSLLAYAGGARGHDTIAAAIADPVCRRWLDQWWDEAARYVPLPAADLAVYRRALLDRFANPRIRHTLAQIAADGSQKLPIRVLPVLRGERAGGRAASGAVRVLAAWIQHLRGIGAPVDDAGAGPYRERARSARDVLGLLAPDLSGDLELVHALDEACVAFNG
- a CDS encoding Gfo/Idh/MocA family protein → MTTAAVIGCGDVSVVHLAAIERLGIELVGVCDTDPARAGTGHVDHRDLLDELRPDVVHVCTPHDQHVPIAIDALERGVHVLLEKPVAHTVAEAERLAAAVKDHPAVKVGVCLQNRYNRTARAARMLLASGELGSVRGGSATVLWHRDREYYRARPWRGRTARSGGGVLINQAIHTLDLMEWLLGDVVELRGHAGRYGFGPEIDVEDTAHLLLEHAGGARSVLFATVTNVHDAPVSIEVVTERATVSIRGDLTVSYRDGRTEVVTERRTGPDGRAYWGASHELLIADFYRRLSEPAPFWLGVEEGTRSLRLIDQLYRQHT
- the uxaC gene encoding glucuronate isomerase yields the protein MATACEPIATALTLGLMAALTLHPDRLLPTDPAVRSIARRLYEAVRDLPIVSPHGHVDPRILRDDTPFADPTSLFLQPDHYVTRLLHAGGVPLQQLGVGEEPLPENRAREAWRLLCAHWDLFRGTPVRYWFDSELVDIFGVTERPCAENADALYDLIAGQLRQPSHRPRALLRRFGIDFLATTDDPGDDLTAHAALRDDPAVDTTVAPTFRPDRYLEIGRPGWPEQVKALGGDVGDYAGYLAALEARRRYFIAHGAVSADHGHADAGTEPIERHEAERIYRAARAGTVSPAEAAAFRRHMTFEMARMSCDDGLVMTMHPGIHRNHHPATANQFGPDSGHDIPTAVEFTHALQPLLARFGTHPGFHLVLFTVDADVYNREIAPLAGFYPCVYAGAPWWFLDNPSEIRHYQAAVTEIAGFSRLSGFIDDTRAFCSIPARHDMSRRLDAGFLADLVAAHRLDEDEALDALTGLVDDQPRKVFKL
- a CDS encoding carbohydrate ABC transporter permease, translating into MVVDSTRTPEARTADPPPPRRRRGVTERQRPLWLLAPGGVLMVLVVLIPLALALWISTIDLDQYTLRRWIEAPFIGLDNYVESVGSGPLHSVWISVSFAVLATVATVPIGIAAALVTQNPYPGRAIVRAVFLIPYVLPSFVVATVWRTMLQPDGIVNATLAKAGVEGGLWLSGPKSYWTLVLVEIWAAWPFIYLMALAALQSVDIEVHEASAVDGVTWWSKLHRVILPYLRGPVLLACLLATLNHINNFTLPFVLFGAPAPDDVNVMPMLVYVTSFQSLRFGLSAAMAVVSLILIAIPLFAYLRAVRLDVHEEGARR
- a CDS encoding carbohydrate ABC transporter permease — encoded protein: MTASAEAQRLLPRPLLVTLTVLLCAMVLTPILYIVLASLNTDVGVAGGEFWPSTFSGESYTQIWTTAALSTGIVNSLIVCGLTAIASALLGTTTAYVLVRYAFVGRLTILRGLVGLQSIPGTLMLLPVFVLFSSAGNYLGLTVIGTRWGLFVAYLTFALPFSTWVMVTYLRAMPRELEEAARTEGASTLVILWRIVFPLSLPAIVVSGIFAFLLGWNDVLFASVLTRPETQTAAVALQIFGSTQEGGALPVYSQMMAASLICAAPVVLLYLAFQRYLVGGLTAGGVK